The genomic DNA TTCTTGCACTGATGGCAATTCTTGCTGCGGCCATATTCTATGCCTTCTCAGGTGTTTATTGCCGCAGATTTAAAGTTATGGACGTGTCCCCTATGGCTACCGCAACTGGCATGATGATAGCTTCTAGCGTGATGCTTATTCCTGTGGTGTTGCTGGTTGACCAACCCTGGAGTTTACCCATGCCGAGCGTGGCTTCTTTGGGTGCCTTGGTCGGCCTCGCTCTACTATCCACATCTTTAGCTTATATAATTTACTTTCGAATTTTAGAAACCGCTGGGGCCACTAATTTGCTTTTAGTGACATTCCTTCTTCCGGTCAGTGCAATCCTATTAGGAATTGGATTTCTGAATGAAGTTCTCTTGCCAAAGCATCTCGTTGGCATGGCACTCATTGGTATGGGGCTAGCAGCTATTGACGGTCGAATATGGGCTAAACTTAAATCTCAAACTTGAGGCACAGACCAATTGGAGTCCGCAAATAGCCAGAAGCAGCCAATTTGAGAAATCTAATGTATGGCGTTATTTAAACCTATTCACGGGTTCTACCGCTTCTTAATGGCGTTAGGAGGGAGCCGCTTCGCAGTGGAGAAATTGATTGCGATTTGCAAGAGTGCATTAATCACTAGTGATGATGAAGCCTCTCGTTTAGATTCTCAGTCAGCGGAGATTCTACGATTGGCCGTTCTAAGACAGGTGATAAAATCTTCGACCGCATAATGGGGCTGATCAGTAATTCGTCTGAAAATTCCGTAATCAATAGATGCCGCTGAATCCCATGGCACGAGGCGGATTGAATCAATATTTTTATTCTCGTTTGCTAGCTGAGCAACAATCGTGAAACCAAGGTTCGCTCTCACCATATCATAAGCGGCGGTCATTGTTGAGACCTCGTGATAGGGGGCTAGATTGATCCCGGAGCTGTCAACGTTATCATCAATGATCCTACGAAGTAATGTGTGTCGATTAAGGGCTATATAAGGCAGGTCTGTTAAATCTTTCGCTGTAAGCGTGGCTTTATCCGCTAACGGATGATTTTTTGGTAGCACCACAAAAAATTTGCTACTGCAGAGGTATTCCGTCTCAACGTTTTGCA from Rhodospirillaceae bacterium includes the following:
- a CDS encoding DMT family transporter → MAILAAAIFYAFSGVYCRRFKVMDVSPMATATGMMIASSVMLIPVVLLVDQPWSLPMPSVASLGALVGLALLSTSLAYIIYFRILETAGATNLLLVTFLLPVSAILLGIGFLNEVLLPKHLVGMALIGMGLAAIDGRIWAKLKSQT